Within Salvia splendens isolate huo1 chromosome 21, SspV2, whole genome shotgun sequence, the genomic segment ttttatttaattggaaCATAAATGATCGTATAGCAAGCAATACCATGTCCATGgaatatgaaacatttttctttttgaattgttccattaaaaataaaatatttttctaaaattatcTGACTTTATTCTCGTTCATTTActaataacataaaaatatataaaattatgaatGCTTGAGTTCTTGACTTGAATTTGAATAATGTATcaagtatataaaaaaacaatGCTTATATTGTTGAATGCATTTAAAATGGTACAAATAGTAAGATttgaaatgaaatactactataataacTTTATAATTATAAGTTGAGAATATTTTAagatattatataaataattaagtacTTTCTAAGTTGGGGGAAATTAATTCGGAATAGGGATGGAAGAATTATTTGATCAAAGATATGTAAACACATAATTTTCGGACCGACTATATATTACCTATAGCTGATTAATACGATCACAGTCgtcataattaattaagtcttgTTGATGATAGGAAATAATCAAGGAGAATAAATTAAAGCTGAGTTATTTTACTCTTTGTGGAAGTTTAACCGTTGACTATAGGTTAACCAACAACCCCTCAAAGAAGCAAAAAGGTACAATTATTTCTAATGCTTTTAGAATTATTCAGAGACGCATGGACACCATTCTGCATTTTCGTTGTTGTCGTCGTCGTCTATTGTCTCTGGCTGAATAAGCAATTTTTCTATTTATGACAGCAGCAGCAGGCCTGATCCGAAGCTTCTATCGACACCAACGAGGCGCGGATGAAGCCACCGCAAAGAGAAGAGTGTGATGGCGAAGATGGTACGTCCCAATGGAGCGGAGGATTATGGACGTGACAAATGCTAACTACATTATTAAAATGCAAATATTCCCGCTAGGCATGTCAACAATTCCTTACACAAATTAATTCAAATACATAAACACACCACACGACAACGTCAAAGCTTTTGTATTTGAGCATTTAAGAGATCTTAACCCGAAGGTCCGTCGAGGATCGGAGGTGGAACGGATGTACATGTTGCACTTAGGGCGGAGGCAGAGCTGACGTGAGGTTTGAAATATACGAAAGTTGTATGTTTCAAATAAGGAATGAAATTGTTTTATCCTAATGAGCAGTGACTAGACTATATTACATCATAGTAATTGGATAAGGGCAAATGTAAATTAAAAATCATTGATAGATCAAATTGTATAAGAAGTTTATAGATCAAACCTGCTCTATTTCATGACCTTTTAAGACGAATTCTTctattcaaatttaaaacaaaaatagtACTCATAATCGTAACATATTTGAATTTGGTTTATTCTAATTTCTAAATTGTAATAGAGTTGACATGCTTACCTGGATACacgtaattaaaaatttaaccatatccataataatataatatacacaaatTTAGCTATAAAATCCCCAACAGTTGCAATATTTTTCATCGAATCAGTTTCTAGTTTCTTTTTACTGCATTTTCTTTCTACATATAGCTATGAGTAATTAAAATTACTAAACACTTCACTCCCACGTGTGATGGAACTTCCTTTATTCTTTCGCAAAATTACTCTCGAATTTGATTGCATTTACTCATGGGCGGCCCGTTTGGCGATCTAAAGACTAGGTTGGTCAACAAAATCGGTCAACCGATCGGTTTCGAAGTTGATGGCGGGAGTTGTCCGCTCCGAGACCTGCCACCTGGCAAATCTCGGAGCGTGTCACTCTCTCGCATGATCAAGCTATGTAAAGAGCGCGGATCGGCCGAATGGCCAATCCGTGTACTGATCAATGGCCGTTTTCATGGCATGTGCTTGCATCCGCGTAATATCTTGAAGATGACGCGGATTGTGTTCCGATATAAATTCAGAGATGACGGTTCGAGCGTGCCGATTGCTGAGGGAATCGGCGAGACTTTCTTTAACCGTGTATTTGGTTGCTGCATTAGGCTAGTAGTATTCATTTTGTTCATTAAATTAGagaaaaacatttaatttctggaattattaaaattattttatttggaatCTTATTATGGCTGTTTTTGGGAGGTCTTTCTACTTTTGTTCTAGCCaagtaatggaattccattttaatgaaagAGAATAGATTTATTCCAGaagagggagtgacgcataagagATATGCGTCGTTCCTTAatgacgcacaacccttatgcgtcgttttggaatgacgcacaagggttatgcgtcgttaaaacacgcataagggttgtgcgtcatTAAGGAACGACGCATAAGAGTTGTGCGTCTTTttttaatgacgcataacccttatgcgtcgttaagtcGCCTTATAGCATTCTGAGCACAGAAGCAGCGCACAGAACACACTTTGAACACACTTTCACTTGCGATTTAAGGCGATTTTaggcgatttccggcgatttctccataagatccggtaatttgttaatcaatttagctacattcatcattattcatgtttattttgctttcgtttgttagttttacccaattGATAAAGttagggcttgtaggaaaatTGTCCTAATTTGGTCTTGCTTtaaatgtttttgatgcagaaatcatgcaagtatttgtgagtttgtattggggtggtagagtagttcaactaccacatatgggtattggttatgaaccacctcgtccgaggagctccatcatattaaattcaggtgtttcctattctgaattggtagcaatgatctgtgatgcgataggaatagatatgaaccaacacacaattgaattattatggagacaatgtatagtctttgcttccggtatgagttatacatgttctgtgatttgcaatgatgacagtgtgatgtttatgttcaacaatgctcaaaattcaagtgggtgtattgaattatttgttgagtattcaccggtgaggagtgcagaaatcccaccagttgttgattatggtattggatcatctgcgaggtttgaacaaatgagttttgactgtggtattggatcgtctgcgagggtggaccaaatgagctttgatcgtagtatgaatgagcagagagatgttgtagatgttgttgatgttggtgttggattgaatgatgaggtagatgttgtagatgatcttgatgagccaatgccactatctgagacagagccagaccccgatctcagtgatggtgatggtcCTGATGATGTCGGTGGtagttctgatgatgagatagtaccatgtaaacctgttatgcaaggtgaacaaccacttccggaatacaatcctagtgggtttagattctttcgtaaattaccaagtcgtccttctggagtatcggatgatgtgggtggtaatgaacacagccttttgtattggaatgagaatgagccgcatcggattgtgttgggaacaaaatttgattccaagctacacgtgaagactgctataactatgtggagtttgtggaatgaaaaacagtttaaggttgtcgagagcaaattaagaaggtggcatgctgtatgcaaatttccagcaggaacgacagtaacaggggcaggcatcatcagcaccaccgacgctgaaaaggcgacggaatgtaagtgggaggtttcagttacacaaaggtcgcatgacgatatgtggggagttaggaagtggaagaatCGACATACTTGTATAGGCCATCGTGCTAATagagatcatgctaacttttcatccccaatgatagctctgttgattcgacatcatgtgcgacaatgtgccgatttcaaggtcttctcaataatagctgatattcaagacagatttggtgtgttaatcagttataagaaggcgtggtatgcaaagagaaaggctatagagtttgtatactgTGGATGGGAGGAATCGTTTAGGcagttgccaagctacatgtttGAACTGCAGTCACAAAATATgggcacaattgttgagtggaagcaTAACGATCTATTGAGTCAGAGGCGTACAATGGTGTTCAACTATGTTTTTTGGGCATTTGGGCCAGCAATACATGCGTTCCAGAAGGCCGCACCTGTGTTAACAGTGGACGggactcacctccgaggaagatttaaaggtaagttgcttgttgcttgtggttttgatgctaacaagacatgcttgcctattgcatatgccgtggtggatgaagaaactaatgacagttggtcgtggtttttggatcatgtcagaactcatgtggtgaaatacgagagggaggtgtgcattatatcagataggcataaaggactcttgaatgcaatggagtctgaaatcatgacaagggccccgcagatacaccacaaattttgtttgcttcatgtgagggcaaatgtgttgaagaagcaCAAGGGCCCCAATGTGAAGGCCATTATATGGAAGTTGGGGGGTCAGTTCTCAGGAACGCAAATTTGCCAGAAGACGTCGAGCACTTTATGATGTCAACAGTGGTGCGGTTCGAATGCTGAATAGAATTACAAAAGAATGTTGGTCACTGTGCTACGATGGTGGACTTAGGTGTGGGGTGGCCACAACAAACATGTCGGAGTGCTACAATAACGTCTTGAGGGGTGTGAGAGAGTTGCCGATTAGAGCGTTGGTTGATTTGACCTTTTGGAGGACGGTAAAATGGTGGGTGGAGAAGAAGACAACAATCGAACACACCGAAGGTGAATTAACCCCATGGGCGAGGGACAGACTTGCTAAGGATGACTCAAAGGGGCGAAAACATTACATCACTGTCATTGACCGAGATACATGGAAGTACCATGTCCGAACTCGAGGAAGAATCGTAAATGGAGTATCAAATGGCAATAATGTTCAATTAGTCAGGTATTTGGAATCGAGTTGCAGTTGTggtaagtggcagatgtggagaatcCCTTGTTCGCATGCTTGTGCGGTTGCTAGAGACAGAGGTCATGTTATGATTGACCTCATTGATGAGAAGTACTACCTAGGTACATGGAGATCACAGTACTATACTCAAGTTTCATTTGATGCACCAAGACACGAGGAGTATTGGGTTGTACCTTCATGGAAATTGTGCATCACCCCTCAGCAGTTGATTCCTAGAACGTGTGGCCGAGTTAGAAGAAGGAGGATActtaatcaaatggatgtccaCGAGGAAGATGAACCGAGAGCTCCCCGCCGTTGCAGAAATTGCGGGATAGAGGGGCATGACCGAAGAAATTGCTCAGCCGGTGTCGTTCAGTAAAGTTATGGTAGATATTTGTGAGATGTGATAGAAACTATGTGTATGTATCAACATTTGCGAGATGTTGTCGACaatcattttactttttattatgACAGTTATTATGATTGTTATTACGACAAGTATTATGATTTTGCTAAATAAATACCAACATATGCCCGAAACATGTTGCAACCCatcaaaaatgttaaaaaatcaACATACGACCACACCGGGCGAAGTGGCTGGACTAGAAATAAACTAACCTAAaattgcccgaccgggcgaagtttCTGGACTCAACAGGATCATAATGATGTTCACCCggtgacgcataagagttatgcgtcactATAGAACGACGCATAATCATTATGCGTCACCAAGGAACGACGCATAATCATTATGCGTCGTTCTATagtgacgcataactcttattcATCACCGGGTGAACATCGTCACATACTGTTCAATCCAGaaacttcgcccggtcgggcgattttaagtttctaaaacgcccggtcg encodes:
- the LOC121784414 gene encoding uncharacterized protein LOC121784414 gives rise to the protein MSECYNNVLRGVRELPIRALVDLTFWRTVKWWVEKKTTIEHTEGELTPWARDRLAKDDSKGRKHYITVIDRDTWKYHVRTRGRIVNGVSNGNNVQLVRYLESSCSCGKWQMWRIPCSHACAVARDRGHVMIDLIDEKYYLGTWRSQYYTQVSFDAPRHEEYWVVPSWKLCITPQQLIPRTCGRVRRRRILNQMDVHEEDEPRAPRRCRNCGIEGHDRRNCSAGVVQ